The Deltaproteobacteria bacterium genome segment GGAATAGCATTAACCCAAACGTCCCAAAGAGCTGGGCCACCATAGGCCCACGAAGAATATGGCGAATGAGGAAACGATAGCTTACAATACCAACCAAAAATCCTATTGCTGCCGCAAAGGGTAAGGAAACAAGCGGGTCGAGGTGAAGATAAGAGGAGGTCAAAAGAGCAACATACATTCCCACCATCAGGAATTCCCCATGGGCGAAGTTAACAATGTTCATTACCCCGAAGATAAGGGATAGACCTAAGGAGATAAAGGCAAAGACAAGCCCCATTAATATGCCGAATATTATTAATTGAGTTGCCAATTCCATCTTTGTCTCGACCAGTTAAGAAAACAAAAGGGAGCAGCATAGCCAACTTCCGCTGGCTAAGCTGCTCGCCTTACTAATGCCAAAACTTGACCCTTTACTTCCAGCCCGGGAAGGGATAGATCAGATCGGCCGTGGCGAATTCAAAGGGATAGACGACTTGCAGCTTTCCATTCGGCCATCCCTGATACTGATTGATTACTCCAGAACCCAGCTCGTTTTGGTGGGTATCGCCCGGGAAAGGTGAGCCAAACCTTACGCCCTTCCAGGGCATGATAAGTTCCTTTCCGGGAATATAAAGTTTATTAAGCGCCTTTCGGATTGCCTTCGGGTCAGTTGATTTGGCATTGTTTAAGACATGGGCCCAAACCTGGACCCCTACAAAGTCTCTTGCGGAACTGCCGGAGAAGTCATAGCCTGTTTTTTTCTTGTACATTTTATTAATTTGACCTGCTACCGGTTTAACTTTGCCCAGCTCGGCCTGTCCCCAAATCAGGACAGGGGCGGCACGCATCTCCTTCAACGTCTTTATGAAAAGGATGGCATCCGCTACATAGGGAGCAAATAGATAACAGTTAGCCTTAGAGGCTATCAGCCTCCTAGCCTCACTGCTCAGGTCTGCTGCCTTATGCGGATACTTAAAGGCCTCTACAATTTTATATCCATGTTTGGCAGCGAATTTCTCGATCTCCTTCAACGCAGCCGCACCCCATTCAGTGTTCTCCACGGCAACAGCCAAAGTGTTGATCTTTCCTTTGGGGATGGGTTTTATGCCCCGTGCCTTACCTTTGACCAGGCCATCTAAGAAGTTAAACAGATCAGCGGTAAACCAGGTTTCATGTGGAGTAACCCTCCAAAACCACTTGAGGCCCCTCTTAGTAAGTGCCGGGGAGGTCGAATCCGGGTTAATAAAGGGAATACC includes the following:
- a CDS encoding branched-chain amino acid ABC transporter permease is translated as MELATQLIIFGILMGLVFAFISLGLSLIFGVMNIVNFAHGEFLMVGMYVALLTSSYLHLDPLVSLPFAAAIGFLVGIVSYRFLIRHILRGPMVAQLFGTFGLMLFLRYLFMFIFGPDVRSISHGILIGKTISIGWVMLDASKVMAAGLCLLLFALVYWMINRTKLGRAPWPGGLVGPP
- a CDS encoding ABC transporter substrate-binding protein; the encoded protein is MKKMILVAFLVVALAFPSAIMAAEKEIKIGVILPLSGALAPTGKTLKEGAELAADIINGKYPELKISIAQWEGIPSLGGAKIKLIFADSRANPGWGADQAKRLIMDEKVVGLMGCYNSSVTKTASVEAERAGIPFINPDSTSPALTKRGLKWFWRVTPHETWFTADLFNFLDGLVKGKARGIKPIPKGKINTLAVAVENTEWGAAALKEIEKFAAKHGYKIVEAFKYPHKAADLSSEARRLIASKANCYLFAPYVADAILFIKTLKEMRAAPVLIWGQAELGKVKPVAGQINKMYKKKTGYDFSGSSARDFVGVQVWAHVLNNAKSTDPKAIRKALNKLYIPGKELIMPWKGVRFGSPFPGDTHQNELGSGVINQYQGWPNGKLQVVYPFEFATADLIYPFPGWK